The Sorangiineae bacterium MSr11367 genome window below encodes:
- a CDS encoding pyridoxal-dependent decarboxylase has translation MIGERLDEILNKARDGAQAFLKSVADRPVAAPREALPAVQFPALPDRGWGAQRALEHFRANLEPLLSGSAGPRYLGFVTGGSTPAALAGDWLAAAYDQNVSSDGDSIATGVERHTLAMLRALFGVPDSFEGAFVSGATQANVVALATARQWAYARLGIDVSEVGLTGAPPISVLAGAPHASIDKALSILGMGRRCIERMALVEGRAAMDPAALDAHLRGRPAAAPCIVSASAGEVNTGDFDDLRAVAEVAKRHGAWLHVDGAFGLFAAADPAYAHLVDGLELADSIASDAHKWLNVPYDSGFVFTRHLSDQERVFRAAGAYLGAGPDLLHRTPENSRRFRALPAWMTLMAYGREGYRDLVHRCCEHARRLGDHLRASRSYELLADVHLNIVCFAPRSRDVRERDRVLEAIHAGGRAFFTPTVYGGRPAIRAAFSNWSTTTEDVAIVARALDEVGAL, from the coding sequence ATGATCGGTGAGCGACTCGACGAAATCCTGAATAAAGCGCGCGATGGGGCGCAGGCCTTTTTGAAGTCGGTGGCCGATCGCCCCGTGGCAGCGCCTCGCGAAGCCTTGCCGGCGGTGCAGTTTCCTGCGTTGCCCGACCGAGGGTGGGGCGCCCAGCGCGCGCTCGAGCACTTTCGCGCGAACCTCGAGCCGTTGCTCTCCGGCTCGGCGGGGCCGCGTTACCTCGGGTTCGTCACGGGGGGCTCGACCCCGGCGGCGCTCGCGGGCGATTGGCTCGCGGCGGCCTACGACCAGAATGTCTCCAGCGACGGCGACTCCATTGCGACCGGCGTCGAACGGCACACCCTTGCGATGCTCCGCGCGCTGTTTGGCGTGCCCGATTCGTTCGAGGGCGCCTTCGTCAGTGGCGCCACGCAAGCCAATGTGGTGGCGCTCGCCACGGCCAGGCAGTGGGCGTATGCGCGCCTCGGCATCGACGTCTCCGAGGTGGGGCTCACGGGTGCGCCGCCCATTTCGGTTCTTGCCGGCGCGCCGCACGCGAGCATCGACAAAGCGCTCTCCATCCTCGGCATGGGGCGGAGGTGCATCGAGCGCATGGCCCTCGTCGAGGGGCGTGCGGCCATGGATCCGGCGGCCCTCGATGCGCATTTGCGTGGGCGGCCCGCGGCCGCACCGTGCATCGTCTCGGCGAGCGCGGGGGAGGTGAACACCGGCGATTTCGACGACCTGCGCGCCGTCGCCGAGGTGGCCAAACGGCATGGTGCGTGGCTCCACGTCGACGGTGCCTTCGGCCTTTTCGCGGCGGCCGATCCCGCCTACGCGCACCTCGTGGACGGGCTCGAGCTGGCCGACTCCATCGCCTCCGACGCGCACAAATGGCTCAATGTGCCGTACGATTCGGGCTTCGTGTTCACGCGCCACCTGAGCGACCAGGAGCGCGTCTTTCGCGCTGCGGGCGCGTACCTGGGCGCCGGGCCCGATCTCTTGCACCGCACCCCGGAGAACTCGCGCCGCTTTCGCGCGCTTCCCGCGTGGATGACCTTGATGGCCTACGGCCGCGAAGGTTACCGCGACCTGGTGCATCGCTGCTGCGAGCACGCCCGCCGGCTCGGCGACCACCTCCGCGCGTCGCGCTCCTACGAGCTTCTCGCCGACGTGCACCTGAACATCGTGTGTTTCGCGCCACGATCGCGGGACGTGCGCGAGCGCGATCGCGTGCTCGAGGCCATTCACGCGGGCGGCCGCGCGTTTTTCACGCCGACCGTGTACGGGGGCCGTCCGGCCATCCGAGCCGCATTCTCCAATTGGTCCACCACGACCGAGGATGTCGCCATCGTGGCCCGTGCCCTCGACGAAGTGGGTGCGCTATGA